A single Brassica rapa cultivar Chiifu-401-42 chromosome A04, CAAS_Brap_v3.01, whole genome shotgun sequence DNA region contains:
- the LOC103864158 gene encoding LEAF RUST 10 DISEASE-RESISTANCE LOCUS RECEPTOR-LIKE PROTEIN KINASE-like 2.7 produces MFPPKIFQLFPNYKNLIVFSNCDPRFHYLENFTCSNGGTGSVYHNEHYYQSCRTISDVIVPAGFIPEKEAWNLENVLREGFEVKLDINERPCKQCLKTGGFCSFDKFANQFCCKEDFSFYPNRIKEFSGSLLGIKCIKTSSGELPKSSAGADPTSSTYLLTGSRVLILIICLTLLILSMLIYFLNKIEALEHPRIENFEELIPLKRYSYAEVKEITNLFAQEIGRGGYGIVYEGNLCEGLKVAVKVLKESKKNVEDFINEVASMSRTSYIHIVSLLGFCYEGSKRAIIYEFVENGSLDKFITSQPSLRIDLGKMYDIALGVARGLQYLHYACKTRIVHFDIKPQNILLGKDFCPKISDFGLARLCGSKESVLWMSETRGTIGYIAPEVFSRIYGRVSHKSDVYSYGMLVLEMMGARNRNTVSDSNSSSMYFPDWIYQGLEKGDCKRYLEDQITEDEDEEFARKMILVGLSCIQACPSDRPSMNRVVEMMEGSLSALEAPPKYLLHLSASPMPPSAPEDKNSISFEESA; encoded by the exons ATGTTTCCTCCTAAAATCTTTCAGCTGTTTCCAAATTACAAGAACCTCATCGTTTTCTCTAACTGCGACCCTCGCTTTCATTACCTTGAGAATTTCACTTGTTCAAATGGGGGGACTGGTTCAGTGTATCACAATGAACATTACTACCAGTCTTGTCGAACAATCTCGGATGTTATTGTTCCTGCAGGTTTCATACCTGAAAAAGAAGCCTGGAATTTGGAAAATGTATTGAGAGAAGGATTCGAAGTGAAGCTCGATATCAATGAGAGACCATGTAAACAATGTTTAAAAACCGGTGGGTTTTGCAGTTTCGACAAGTTTGCAAATCAGTTTTGCTGCAAAGAAGActtttctttttatcctaaCAGGATAAAAGAGTTCTCCGGTTCTTTACTTGGAATCAAATGCATAAAAACAAGTTCTGGTGAACTCCCAAAGTCTTCGGCTGGAGCTGATCCAACTAGCTCTACTTATCTCTTGACGGGTTCTAGAG TGTTAATCCTCATTATATGTTTGACATTATTGATTCTATCAATGCTCATATACTTTCTGAACAAGATAGAAGCATTAGAACATCCAAGAATAGAGAATTTTGAGGAACTTATACCGCTGAAACGATATAGCTACGCTGAGGTGAAGGAAATAACAAACTTGTTCGCTCAAGAAATCGGGAGAGGGGGATATGGAATTGTATATGAAGGAAACCTTTGTGAAGGGCTCAAGGTTGCAGTAAAGGTCTTAAAAGAATCCAAGAAAAATGTTGAAGATTTCATTAACGAAGTGGCGAGTATGAGCAGAACATCCTATATCCACATTGTTTCTCTGCTAGGCTTCTGCTACGAAGGGTCCAAAAGAGCAATTATATATGAATTTGTAGAGAATGGTTCACTCGATAAGTTCATAACGAGCCAGCCCTCCCTGCGCATTGACCTTGGAAAGATGTATGATATTGCACTCGGAGTTGCAAGAGGCCTTCAGTACTTGCACTATGCTTGCAAGacaaggattgttcatttcgaCATAAAACCACAGAACATACTGCTGGGTAAAGATTTCTGTCCCAAGATTTCTGATTTTGGACTCGCCAGGCTCTGTGGGAGTAAAGAAAGTGTCTTGTGGATGTCAGAGACAAGAGGGACCATCGGTTACATCGCACCCGAAGTGTTTTCAAGAATCTACGGGAGAGTCTCTCACAAGTCAGATGTGTATAGTTATGGAATGTTGGTACTTGAAATGATGGGAGCAAGAAATAGGAACACTGTATCAGACAGCAACAGTAGTTCAATGTATTTCCCAGATTGGATCTATCAGGGTCTTGAAAAGGGAGATTGTAAAAGGTATCTAGAAGATCAGATAACAGAAGACGAAGATGAAGAGTTTGCAAGGAAGATGATTCTTGTTGGATTGTCGTGTATTCAAGCATGCCCATCAGATCGCCCATCGATGAACAGAGTTGTTGAAATGATGGAGGGAAGCTTAAGTGCTCTTGAGGCTCCTCCTAAGTATCTTTTGCATTTATCTGCATCTCCTATGCCTCCATCTGCACCTGAAGATAAAAATTCAATCTCCTTCGAGGAAAGCGCATGA